In the genome of Drosophila yakuba strain Tai18E2 chromosome 3R, Prin_Dyak_Tai18E2_2.1, whole genome shotgun sequence, one region contains:
- the LOC6537573 gene encoding uncharacterized protein LOC6537573, which produces MAMRALIFLALAALVAGEGLRLPDQQSSNNIQQVYAPQPAVQQIQQPQQPQQFPQAQQPGVGEERGRSSLLSIFGLGNDNDPFLARTNSNCLGGDLSACFKTQALNTFDEIFFKDQYKLSDFARVVRLPETQQRSLLQEPFEYSEEPRGDDDEWNQLLKYGLRRTERFLKSTALEVEWPEELTEAGRYEARFIGNDIDGELDLIDDGQRAGHFSRKKLKKMIIPLLLVLKIFKLKLLLFLPFILGIAGLKKILGLAAIILPGLFAYFKLCRPPGGVGGAFGGGLSGLFGGKNTFPEYNPQGVGAATYYHHHEHFEGGHGGAPGPYYRQEPSFAKPYTDYYSKSYQGQQVQGQQVAGNSVSFGDPQEAAYNGYYGRNSGKDIVAEQQPQKS; this is translated from the exons ATGGCAATGAGAGCACTCATCTTTCTGGCCCTCGCCGCTCTGGTGGCCGGCGAAGGTCTCCGCCTTCCGGACCAGCAGTCGTCCAACAACATTCAGCAAGTCTACGCCCCGCAGCCGGCGGTGCAGCAGATTCAGCAGCCCCAGCAGCCACAACAGTTCCCACAGGCACAGCAGCCAGGAGTGGGCGAGGAACGGGGACGCTCCTCCCTGCTTAGCATCTTCGGCCTGGGCAACGACAACGATCCCTTCCTGGCCAGGACGAATAGCAACTGCCTCGGCGGCGACCTCTCCGCGTGCTTCAAGACCCAGGCGCTCAACACCTTCGACGAGATCTTCTTCAAGGACCAGTACAA GCTCTCCGACTTTGCCCGCGTTGTGCGACTCCCAGAAACCCAGCAGAGGTCCTTGCTGCAGGAGCCCTTCGAGTACTCCGAGGAGCCACGTGGCGACGACGATGAATGGAATCAGCTGCTGAAATATGGACTCCGAAGGACCGAACG CTTCCTCAAGTCCACGGCTCTGGAGGTCGAGTGGCCAGAGGAACTCACCGAAGCCGGTCGTTATGAGGCCCGCTTCATCGGAAACGACATTGATGGCGAACTGGACCTCATTGATGATGGACAGCGGGCTGGACATTTCT CGCgcaagaagctgaagaagATGATCATTCCCCTGCTGTTGGTGCTGAAGATCTTCAAGCTGAAGCTGCTGCTCTTCCTGCCCTTCATCCTTGGAATCGCTGGCCTCAAAAAGATCCTTGGATTAGCCGCTATCATCCTACCCGGTCTGTTCGCCTACTTCAAGCTGTGCCGTCCGCCAGGTGGCGTTGGAGGAGCATTCGGCGGTGGACTGTCGGGCCTGTTTGGCGGCAAGAACACCTTCCCCGAGTACAATCCGCAAGGAGTGGGAGCTGCCACCTACTACCACCACCACGAGCACTTTGAGGGCGGCCACGGAGGCGCTCCGGGACCCTACTACCGCCAGGAGCCGAGCTTTGCCAAGCCCTACACCGACTACTATAGCAAGAGCTACCAGGGTCAGCAGGTCCAGGGTCAGCAGGTTGCCGGCAACTCCGTCAGCTTTGGGGATCCGCAGGAAGCGGCCTACAACGGCTACTACGGACGCAACTCTGGCAAGGACATTGTGGCCGAGCAACAGCCTCAGAAGAGCTAA
- the LOC6537574 gene encoding uncharacterized protein LOC6537574, giving the protein MQTFKVCALLAFCLVLVSARGSKRRDGTVTITDSERRNIEDFLLAKLKQNCRQEDDRACKMIKMSIVMNHLYLNTRIDLGDRVKVTENGNISMVPDDPEVNQLLSRSMGSDEETFALLMANKLWKFIRSRSLRYKFSENADFVVNSDPEGSLNLGVSVRPLEALQEGRGKMKNMGPLLMMMAAKTGMVGALLLKGLFLLAGKALIVSKIALLLAVIISLKKLLSSKKTIVEVPSHHDSYSSGWSRAFDGFVEGLVDVPADVLAKEVQHQQEQAQNMAYSGQQPGKVAQ; this is encoded by the exons ATGCAAACATTCAAGGTCTGCGCTCTCCTAGCGTTCTGCTTGGTCCTTGTTTCCGCCCGAGGCAGCAAACGACGCGATGGCACCGTTACG ATAACGGACAGCGAGCGTAGGAACATTGAGGACTTTCTGTTGGCCAAGCTGAAGCAAAATTGCAGACAAGAAGACGATCGCGCCTGTAAGATGATCAAGATGTCTATTGTAATGAACCATCTGTATCTGAACACCCGTATCGACCTTGGCGACCGAGTGAAGGTCACTGAAAACGG AAATATCTCAATGGTGCCGGATGATCCAGAGGTGAACCAGCTACTGTCCCGTTCTATGGGGTCCGATGAGGAGACGTTCGCGCTTCTGATGGCCAACAAGTTGTGGAAGTTCATCCGGTCGCGCTCCCTGCGATACAAGTTCTCGGAGAACGCGGACTTTGTGGTCAACAGCGATCCGGAGGGCAGTCTGAATCTGGGCGTGTCCGTGCGCCCCTTGGAGGCGTTGCAGGAGGGGCGAGGTAAGATGAAGAACATGGGACcactgctgatgatgatggcggCCAAGACGGGAATGGTGGGAGCCCTGTTGCTCAAAGGACTCTTTCTGCTAGCCGGCAAGGCTTTGATTGTCTCGAAGATCGCCTTGCTGCTGGCGGTGATCATCTCGCTGAAGAAGCTGCTGTCTAGCAAGAAAACTATAGTGGAGGTCCCATCCCACCACGACAGCTACAGCTCCGGCTGGTCGAGGGCCTTTGACGGATTCGTGGAGGGCCTGGTGGACGTGCCCGCCGATGTGTTGGCCAAGGAAGTGCAgcaccagcaggagcaggccCAAAACATGGCTTACAGTGGCCAACAGCCGGGGAAAGTGGCGCAATAA
- the LOC6537575 gene encoding uncharacterized protein LOC6537575 isoform X2 — protein sequence MPSHLVASCLLLALGLNMSLAAIHKRSGANSLEVDPEAKPAASPAASVENTDLLDKLSWKCANNASCLYGVTNSLMASYRRGETLKLGLFDLVKLPELDASRKNKWGTGRGLSSFMDFVTGNAIRVPVGPMVFSVQRAEDDSDYIEVALLKKASSSTGRLQGNGGGLLGGGGGLGGNGGGGGGLLGGGDNGGGGGLLGGRRRHQHQDKKQFQMFIPMYLAATTFGWTMVAAKAVGLLTLKALILSKIAFVVAAIVLIKKLMDNASEKMMYQFPEQTPYMMPYGMDYPLHGAEISPEMYPASLHHLAMAGGGQLPGHPGHPGLENLSAESHLHSAQVSSDGSNNTQVLAALGGLGGLGHKIKREDSWMAKTTPARRPLIYNYVQPHMPYYRS from the exons ATGCCCAGCCATCTAGTTGCCAGCTGCCTTCTACTGGCTTTGGGTCTGAACATGAGCCTGGCGGCGATTCACAAGCGCAGTGGTGCCAATTCACTGGAAGTGGATCCCGAGGCCAAGCCTGCGGCGAGTCCTGCGGCCAGTGTGGAGAACACGGATCTGTTGGACAAGCTGAGCTGGAAGTGCGCAAACAATGCGAGTTGCCTGTACGGGGTGACCAATAGTCTCATGGCCTCCTACCGTCGTGGTGAAACCCTCAAGCTGGGATTGTTCGACCTAGTCAAGTTGCCCGAACTTGATGCTTCTCGAAAGAACAAGTGGGGCACTGGGCGCGGTCTCTCCAGCTTTATGGACTTTGTCACGGGAAACGCCATCAGGGTGCCCGTGGGGCCCATGGTCTTTAGTGTTCAGAGAGCCGAGGACGATAGCGATTATATCGAGGTGGCACTGCTGAAAAAGGCCTCCAGCAGCACAG GCCGCCTGCAGGGCAATGGAGGAGGACTActgggcggcggtggtggtcTGGGAGGAAACGGCGGCGGGGGAGGAGGTCTGCTGGGAGGTGGTGACAatggcggcggaggaggacTTCTGGGCGGACGGAGGCGTCACCAGCACCAGGACAAGAAGCAGTTCCAGATGTTCATACCCATGTACCTGGCGGCCACAACATTTGGGTGGACGATGGTGGCAGCAAAGGCGGTGGGACTGCTGACTCTTAAGGCTCTGATCCTGTCCAAAATTGCTTTCGTGGTAGCCGCAATAGTGTTGATCAAGAAGCTCATGGACAATGCCAGCGAAAA GATGATGTACCAGTTTCCGGAGCAGACACCTTACATGATGCCGTACGGAATGGATTACCCGCTGCATGGCGCGGAAATATCGCCGGAAATGTACCCGGCCTCGCTGCATCATCTTGCGATGGCCGGAGGCGGCCAGCTGCCAGGACATCCCGGACATCCGGGACTGGAAAACCTGAGCGCCGAGAGCCACCTGCACTCCGCCCAGGTGTCCAGCgatggcagcaacaacacacaGGTGCTGGCCGCCTTGGGCGGTCTCGGCGGACTTGGACACAAGATCAAGCGTGAGGACTCCTGGATGGCGAAGA CCACTCCAGCACGGCGACCCCTGATCTACAACTACGTGCAACCCCACATGCCGTACTACCGTTCCTGA
- the LOC6537575 gene encoding uncharacterized protein LOC6537575 isoform X1: MPSHLVASCLLLALGLNMSLAAIHKRSGANSLEVDPEAKPAASPAASVENTDLLDKLSWKCANNASCLYGVTNSLMASYRRGETLKLGLFDLVKLPELDASRKNKWGTGRGLSSFMDFVTGNAIRVPVGPMVFSVQRAEDDSDYIEVALLKKASSSTGRLQGNGGGLLGGGGGLGGNGGGGGGLLGGGDNGGGGGLLGGRRRHQHQDKKQFQMFIPMYLAATTFGWTMVAAKAVGLLTLKALILSKIAFVVAAIVLIKKLMDNASEKMMYQFPEQTPYMMPYGMDYPLHGAEISPEMYPASLHHLAMAGGGQLPGHPGHPGLENLSAESHLHSAQVSSDGSNNTQVLAALGGLGGLGHKIKREDSWMAKSKSTPARRPLIYNYVQPHMPYYRS, encoded by the exons ATGCCCAGCCATCTAGTTGCCAGCTGCCTTCTACTGGCTTTGGGTCTGAACATGAGCCTGGCGGCGATTCACAAGCGCAGTGGTGCCAATTCACTGGAAGTGGATCCCGAGGCCAAGCCTGCGGCGAGTCCTGCGGCCAGTGTGGAGAACACGGATCTGTTGGACAAGCTGAGCTGGAAGTGCGCAAACAATGCGAGTTGCCTGTACGGGGTGACCAATAGTCTCATGGCCTCCTACCGTCGTGGTGAAACCCTCAAGCTGGGATTGTTCGACCTAGTCAAGTTGCCCGAACTTGATGCTTCTCGAAAGAACAAGTGGGGCACTGGGCGCGGTCTCTCCAGCTTTATGGACTTTGTCACGGGAAACGCCATCAGGGTGCCCGTGGGGCCCATGGTCTTTAGTGTTCAGAGAGCCGAGGACGATAGCGATTATATCGAGGTGGCACTGCTGAAAAAGGCCTCCAGCAGCACAG GCCGCCTGCAGGGCAATGGAGGAGGACTActgggcggcggtggtggtcTGGGAGGAAACGGCGGCGGGGGAGGAGGTCTGCTGGGAGGTGGTGACAatggcggcggaggaggacTTCTGGGCGGACGGAGGCGTCACCAGCACCAGGACAAGAAGCAGTTCCAGATGTTCATACCCATGTACCTGGCGGCCACAACATTTGGGTGGACGATGGTGGCAGCAAAGGCGGTGGGACTGCTGACTCTTAAGGCTCTGATCCTGTCCAAAATTGCTTTCGTGGTAGCCGCAATAGTGTTGATCAAGAAGCTCATGGACAATGCCAGCGAAAA GATGATGTACCAGTTTCCGGAGCAGACACCTTACATGATGCCGTACGGAATGGATTACCCGCTGCATGGCGCGGAAATATCGCCGGAAATGTACCCGGCCTCGCTGCATCATCTTGCGATGGCCGGAGGCGGCCAGCTGCCAGGACATCCCGGACATCCGGGACTGGAAAACCTGAGCGCCGAGAGCCACCTGCACTCCGCCCAGGTGTCCAGCgatggcagcaacaacacacaGGTGCTGGCCGCCTTGGGCGGTCTCGGCGGACTTGGACACAAGATCAAGCGTGAGGACTCCTGGATGGCGAAGAGTAAGT CCACTCCAGCACGGCGACCCCTGATCTACAACTACGTGCAACCCCACATGCCGTACTACCGTTCCTGA
- the LOC6537576 gene encoding uncharacterized protein LOC6537576, with the protein MFRTFPLLCLLFLTSVRSDNCDQDAGATLYCRGERALRNVLRNFNRSDKPLVVVRGLEIVPLQNNSIAFEQQDPEQSLLDSLSFYLRTHEINVKLADLLEDEAQVSEARKKDKGQGMLLAMALMFGKMMAVMGLGGIAALAMKALGVSLVALMMAGMLGLKTAAQHGGESSHSISYVTGEGHHHKRRRRSSGQQPLAYRGWD; encoded by the exons ATGTTCCGCACTTTTCCGCTGCTCTGTCTGCTCTTCCTTACGAGTGTCCGTTCGGATAACTGTGATCAGGACGCGGGTGCCACGTTATATTGTCGCGGTGAACGTGCTCTGCGAAATGTCCTGCGGAATTTCAATCGCAGCGATAAGCCCCTTGTGGTGGTCAGAGGATTGGAGATAGTTCCGCTGCAGAACAATTCAATTGCTTTTGAGCAGCAGGATCCAGAGCAGAGTCTTCTAGACAGCCTATCCTTCTATCTGCGCACCCACGAGATCAATGTAAAGCTGGCCGATCTCCTGGAGGATGAGGCTCAAGTTTCAG AGGCCCGCAAAAAGGACAAAGGCCAGGGAATGCTGTTGGCAATGGCTCTGATGTTTGGCAAGATGATGGCCGTGATGGGATTGGGCGGCATCGCGGCTTTGGCCATGAAGGCACTGGGCGTGTCCTTGGTGGCTCTGATGATGGCCGGGATGCTGGGTCTTAAGACAGCCGCCCAGCACGGCGGAGAGTCCAGTCACAGCATTTCGTATGTGACCGGCGAGGGACATCACCACAAGCGGAGGCGCCGCTCGTCCGGCCAACAACCCTTGGCCTACAGAGGCTGGGACTGA
- the LOC6537577 gene encoding keratin, type II cytoskeletal 5, with product MNTPVISVVPKEFSRKNYQSANPVASMKFFVATACILLLAAGISADPVKAAEEQPGAFSQCLESDSISCLQLTLFRKAKSVFDNPQIELFGGVSLVKSNEGRQGKSLDNSLAVEAAPTVEARTAEMGNYFMDNAKSFFAERSLNFNFANAARSVARAIPDDIKADLRELVVESRTRKKKLLKKFLPILLGVGAKIAVLGVGSIFGLLFLAKKALVVSVIAFFLALAAGASSGLGRIGGSGGGGGLLGGLGGLFGGKNAGGSSAASTGGWSSGGGASSAGWSSGGSSGWDTHGAYSSPVAQTIAYQGYKQARR from the exons ATGAACACACCAGTGATTTCGGTGGTGCCCAAGGAATTCAGTCGCAAAAATTACCAATCCGCCAACCCAGTAGCCAGCATGAAGTTCTTCGTTGCCACCGCCTGCATCCTGCTCCTGGCAGCAGGCATCTCCGCCGATCCCGTCAAGGCCGCCGAGGAGCAGCCCGGCGCTTTCAGCCAGTGCCTCGAGTCCGATTCCATCTCGTGCCTGCAGCTCACG CTCTTCCGCAAGGCCAAGTCCGTGTTCGATAACCCACAGATCGAGCTTTTCGGAGGTGTTTCTCTGGTGAAGTCGAACGAGGGACGTCAGGGCAAGTCCCTGGACAACTCTCTGGCTGTTGAGGCCGCTCCCACCGTGGAGGCTCGCACCGCCGAGATGGGCAACTACTTCATGGACAATGCCAAGAGCTTCTTCGCCGAGCGATCCCTGAACTTCAACTTCGCCAACGCCGCTCGCAGCGTGGCCCGCGCTATTCCCGATGACATCAAGGCCGATCTCCGCGAGCTGGTCGTTGAGTCCCGTACCCGCAAGAAGAAGCTGCTCAAGAAGTTCCTGCCCATTCTGCTGGGAGTTGGTGCTAAGATCGCTGTCCTTGGCGTTGGCTCTATCTTCGGTCTGCTCTTCCTGGCCAAGAAGGCCCTGGTTGTGTCCGTGATCGCCTTCTTCCTGGCTCTGGCTGCTGGTGCCTCCAGCGGACTGGGACGCATTGGTGGATccggaggcggcggcggtcTGCTCGGCGGTCTGGGTGGTCTTTTCGGTGGCAAGAACGCCGGTGGATCGTCGGCTGCCAGCACCGGTGGATGGTCCTCGGGCGGTGGAGCTTCCAGCGCTGGATGGTCCTCTGGCGGCAGCTCCGGCTGGGACACCCATGGTGCTTACAGCTCGCCAGTGGCCCAGACCATCGCCTACCAGGGATACAAGCAGGCCCGCCGGTAA
- the LOC6537578 gene encoding uncharacterized protein LOC6537578 — protein sequence MASHKVTFGVLCLVALSAALPAEETRGHARNAIGGENDIMDSIYSDCLRKDSVSCVKYKLFSFVDKVLGARDQFALTEGVTVVRSPDAPQQEAARSISADESFESLALNRISSFLNSHTIKVELKGADIVQAVSSTGRALEDASESLFGSNDPNAPEESRGKKKKAAKILGPILALVALKAAALLPLLLGAIALIAGKALLIGKIALVLSAVIGLKKLLSQEKHVTYEVVAHPHHSSSHSTSHDSYGSGYSADAGASSASYGSSGHGGWGRSIDAQDLAYGAQKPVQA from the coding sequence ATGGCAAGCCATAAAGTTACTTTCGGTGTCTTGTGTCTGGTCGCCTTGAGCGCCGCCCTTCCGGCCGAGGAGACGCGCGGCCACGCCCGCAACGCCATCGGCGGCGAGAATGACATTATGGATAGCATCTACAGCGACTGTCTGCGCAAGGATTCCGTCTCGTGCGTCAAGTACAAGCTGTTCAGCTTCGTGGACAAGGTGCTCGGTGCCCGCGACCAGTTCGCCCTAACCGAAGGTGTTACCGTGGTCCGTTCGCCAGACGCTCCCCAACAGGAGGCCGCCCGCTCCATCTCCGCCGACGAGTCGTTCGAGTCTCTGGCTCTGAATCGCATCAGCAGCTTCCTTAACTCGCACACCATCAAGGTGGAGCTGAAGGGTGCCGACATCGTGCAGGCTGTTAGCTCCACCGGCCGTGCTCTTGAGGATGCCTCCGAGTCTCTGTTCGGCTCCAACGACCCCAACGCCCCCGAGGAGAGCCgtggcaagaagaagaaggccGCCAAGATCCTGGGCCCCATCCTCGCCCTGGTCGCCCTGAAGGCCGCCGCtctgctgcccctgctgttGGGCGCCATCGCCCTGATCGCCGGAAAGGCCCTGCTGATTGGTAAGATCGCCCTGGTGCTGTCCGCCGTGATCGGCCTGAAGAAGCTGCTGTCTCAGGAGAAGCACGTGACCTACGAGGTGGTGGCCCACCCAcaccacagcagcagccactcCACGAGCCACGACTCGTACGGCAGTGGCTACAGCGCTGATGCTGGAGCTTCATCGGCTTCCTACGGCAGCAGCGGTCACGGTGGCTGGGGACGCTCCATCGACGCCCAGGACCTGGCCTATGGTGCCCAGAAGCCCGTGCAGGCCTAA